From the genome of Anopheles moucheti chromosome 3, idAnoMoucSN_F20_07, whole genome shotgun sequence, one region includes:
- the LOC128300466 gene encoding WASH complex subunit 2, protein MVRYIDLALTPEELCNRIPNWSLESDGQLLQYMVSIAKNVEDLCTKTRENLDSLMLNVKHSELALANATNQFSAVEQVKFVENRVEEDDESFYGLRRRRQQVDEPRKEAEQEQVDERTLDDLIQVAVERSTERMYESYDKFLLPLSDTESSDGDYPPPARRTLMQALPAPYDTDRRLPFVIGTQKWQDSWHVGLNEGYECNSDRKEEYSDSPSETDDGGMFPSQPNSKQHTPSESESSIWGTEGRKRAPSLDPSITGDDGSSIYSFASSSKVPRTLPTKQVVVGRPENSRLKPPSLFPEESPPEDGRPSKSERGLFDDSPEVDESMPTPTPQPRQTVPVNDTTKAFFKGNTQPAARKLVNLFDDEPPEPLQDPSVLPERKKTINLFIESDDDEEEVRENVRNNNRAPTIDQKQPIMKQVSKNRGSALTNPKPMPELIDELNNNLRKQHEPSAGSELSRVVSTEGNRHRPTVNNQRPETNLFDDEPPVDTFDQLFNAAKPSIKPTVRPVDTPAPQVTTSGLRDKIIVNLFAEDDEDDYGGIVVGSNETKPQPKSPQQGTQNMSGRIMLPKPADRLPVGKKKSIFDESESEEDTEAVLFGGSGDVKPVATKPNATPKVIKSIFSDSSEAEDDDDEALFGKSSNILKNKLDALKRNVGTAGAHTEQIPPMKTENNLPSKSKSLFDEDSDSDQLVPNDQPLVGSLSKPAAVLEPVKTTKNAPRVSLFDDEPPSDDEDALFGKSTTSKAIPQSRLNRVEDKPNKAVVLDKPKSEESDTRNNEVPQQPASNDELFAGVQSHESVPKQSPESIKSQPPPKEAVVDPINIRSLILKKSIFSSDSESEEDDSIFDSVPKSAAIMKNTTTSPETNVMVGDKEISVAQEESSQMHDTPSNVVPSIEIKANVEDDTKTNDWQNEENPSQSIKNSVQEECNDEVQIESADPIPFEASTSKSGNELSRDGRTNSIEEKDELPQTEPCDEVQNSTATLVIAIPSNNVLVDTDRNEVFVDERAVNLEKNHIEPTEIEEKSHGGDESSTGMMIANDIDYYLHTNETTKDESSKPAIAGSVIEQPPPTAPLTPPSAKSEPKSALTFSPIGLFDDVPPPDDGDETDDATQHRQHPHNTVSGEPVLPSIMDDTASYPTESQSLNFIPNSGAGGNRSRYLFDDEPPPDEADNARTKSNFDDPSAGRMGSSVNKGLFDNVAPASLPPMVEDSNRVDSIKPGRLKINKLNTKITINVAALLPGARRSTGNASSSPEKVFNDVNNDATTADHKKSAQSGDVSTSEKLTSLNKGRARIPTKRKPPSRHNLRAGTGSSSVLDSPSAEEHIQNDVKKPTADDRIVVGSEGKIEHIEAGLPQTNFPPQNHLSSPPKVVQQSVQKRNNDPFVDRLSASVRNPTKRSVLPDGTEGAKTVPVVSVQKTTAKPSTKSIFDDSDSNDEDNDVFSSKLPSKAVPVKKPAPVQEAATKLQPTNVGSRSIFVSDDEDDTVANGEADLFGTKVSSIAGQLKSKGVDAVASRAGPKTERKGLFDDDDDGSDDDDDLFGSKSRTTSKVNTHQPQLDQTKAVSRSVPIITRPLTTTTQTGDDPLADLLADS, encoded by the exons ATGGTAAGATATATTGATCTG GCACTCACGCCGGAAGAGCTTTGCAATCGTATTCCGAATTGGTCTCTTGAATCGGACGGCCAACTGTTGCAGTACATGGTTTCGATCGCGAAG AACGTCGAAGACTTGTGCACCAAAACAAGGGAAAATTTGGACAGCTTGATGCTAAATGTAAAACACTCGGAACTGGCATTAGCGAACGCAACGAATCAGTTTTCTGCAGTGGAACAGGTGAAGTTTGTTGAAAATCGCGTCGAAGAAGACGATGAAAGTTTCTACGGATTGCGGCGGCGCCGTCAGCAAGTAGATGAACCGCGCAAGGAAGCAGAACAGGAGCAAGTCGACGAACGGACACTAGACGATCTGATCCAGGTAGCAGTGGAACGATCTACAGAACGAATGTATGAATCGTACGATAAATTTCTGCTCCCACTATCGGACACTGAATCGAGCGATGGGGATTATCCGCCACCTGCTAGGCGAACGTTAATGCAAGCGTTACCAGCACCGTACGATACGGATCGACGCTTGCCGTTTGTGATTGGCACGCAAAAATGGCAAGACAGTTGGCACGTAGGATTGAACGAAGGATACGAATGCAATTCGGATCGAAAGGAGGAGTACTCTGACTCACCGAGTGAAACAGATGACGGAGGAATGTTTCCATCTCAACCGAACAGCAAGCAGCACACTCCGTCCGAATCGGAAAGTTCGATCTGGGGTACGGAAGGTCGGAAACGGGCACCTTCCCTCGATCCCAGCATCACAGGGGACGATGGATCATCCATTTACTCGTTTGCTAGTTCGTCGAAGGTTCCTCGTACGTTGCCAACCAAGCAAGTCGTGGTTGGAAGGCCGGAGAATTCCAGGCTGAAACCTCCAAGCTTATTCCCGGAAGAATCTCCTCCAGAAGATGGCCGGCCATCGAAGAGTGAACGTGGACTGTTTGATGATTCTCCGGAGGTGGATGAATCAAtgccaacaccaacaccacagCCACGACAAACAGTGCCGGTAAATGACACGACAAAGGCCTTCTTTAAAGGCAACACTCAACCAGCTGCGCGAAAGTTAGTTAACCTGTTCGATGATGAACCACCGGAACCGTTGCAAGACCCGTCAGTGTTACCGGAACGAAAGAAAACTATCAACCTCTTTATCGAGAGTGACGATGATGAGGAGGAAGTTCGGGAAAATGTTCGCAACAATAATCGTGCACCGACGATCGACCAGAAACAACCGATAATGAAACAGGTATCAAAAAATCGAGGATCGGCACTAACGAATCCTAAACCTATGCCTGAATTAATTGATGAACTTAACAACAATTTGCGAAAACAACATGAACCTTCTGCTGGGTCAGAGCTGTCGCGAGTTGTTTCTACGGAAGGCAATCGACATCGTCCAACAGTAAATAATCAACGGCCTGAAACGAATCTATTCGACGATGAACCTCCGGTAGATACTTTCGATCAGTTGTTTAATGCGGCAAAGCCTTCCATTAAGCCAACTGTTCGACCAGTAGACACGCCAGCACCACAGGTGACCACAAGTGGATTAAGGGATAAAATAATCGTTAATCTATTCGCGGAAGATGACGAGGACGATTATGGCGGTATTGTGGTGGGTAGCAATGAAACGAAGCCGCAACCAAAATCTCCCCAACAAGGAACACAAAATATGTCTGGTCGTATAATGCTACCTAAACCGGCAGACCGGTTGCCCGTGGGAAAGAAGAAATCTATCTTTGATGAATCGGAATCTGAGGAGGATACTGAGGCTGTTTTGTTTGGAGGTTCCGGAGATGTGAAGCCGGttgcaacaaaaccaaatgcTACACCAAAAGTGATCAAATCTATCTTCAGTGATAGCTCCGAAGCggaagatgacgatgatgaggcGCTGTTTGGCAAATCCTCAAATATCTTGAAGAACAAACTAGATGCATTGAAACGAAATGTTGGTACAGCGGGAGCACATACCGAACAAATTCCCCCGATGAAGACGGAAAACAACCTTCCGAGCAAAAGTAAATCACTGTTTGATGAAGATTCCGACAGTGACCAACTTGTCCCAAATGATCAACCATTGGTCGGAAGCTTATCAAAACCAGCTGCAGTGTTGGAGCCTGTTAAAACTACGAAAAACGCTCCGAGAGTATCTTTATTTGATGATGAACCACCGTCTGACGATGAAGATGCACTGTTTGGCAAAAGTACTACAAGTAAAGCTATTCCGCAATCTCGTTTGAATCGTGTGGAAGATAAACCGAACAAAGCAGTTGTCTTAGACAAACCAAAATCGGAAGAATCTGATACTCGGAataatgaagttccacagcaACCTGCTTCAAACGATGAACTTTTTGCCGGCGTTCAATCTCATGAAAGCGTTCCCAAACAGTCACCGGAATCGATCAAATCTCAACCCCCTCCAAAAGAAGCTGTCGTCGATCCAATTAATATACGAAGCTTGATATTGAAGAAATCCATTTTCAGTTCGGATTCGGAAAGCGAAGAGGATGATTCTATTTTCGATAGCGTACCAAAAAGTGCGGCAATTATGAAGAATACAACGACTTCACCGGAGACTAATGTAATGGTAGGCGACAAGGAAATATCCGTGGCACAGGAAGAATCGAGTCAGATGCACGATACACCATCCAACGTGGTACCATCAATTGAGATAAAAGCAAATGTTGAAGATGATACAAAAACGAATGATTGgcaaaacgaagaaaatccTTCACAATCCATAAAAAACTCCGTACAGGAAGAGTGTAATGACGAAGTTCAAATCGAGTCAGCCGATCCAATTCCATTCGAGGCATCGACGTCTAAGAGCGGTAACGAACTTTCCCGCGATGGTAGGACGAATAGTATTGAAGAAAAGGATGAATTGCCTCAAACCGAACCATGTGATGAAGTGCAAAACTCTACAGCAACTTTAGTAATTGCAATTCCCAGTAATAATGTTCTCGTGGATACCGATCGTAATGAAGTCTTTGTGGATGAAAGAGCAGTGAATTTGGAAAAGAATCACATCGAACCAACCGAAATTGAAGAAAAGTCACACGGAGGAGATGAATCGAGTACGGGAATGATGATAGCAAACGATATAGATTATTATCTGCACACGAATGAAACTACTAAAGACGAGAGTAGTAAACCGGCTATAGCTGGATCAGTAATTGagcaaccaccaccaacagcaccTCTGACGCCTCCTTCAGCAAAGTCTGAACCAAAAAGTGCCTTAACATTCAGCCCGATTGGTTTGTTCGATGACGTGCCACCACCGGATGATGGTGACGAAACGGACGATGCGACACAACATCGACAACACCCGCATAACACCGTATCCGGTGAGCCAGTGTTGCCATCGATCATGGACGATACAGCTAGCTACCCAACAGAATCACAATCGCTTAATTTCATACCGAATAGTGGAGCTGGTGGCAACCGTTCACGGTATCTCTTTGACGATGAACCACCACCGGATGAAGCAGATAACGCCAGGACAAAGTCTAATTTTGATGATCCGTCGGCCGGTCGGATGGGTAGCTCAGTTAATAAAGGCCTGTTTGATAACGTCGCTCCTGCCTCGTTACCACCGATGGTGGAGGACAGCAATCGTGTAGATTCCATCAAACCTGGCCGTCTAAAGATTAACAAATTGAACACCAAAATAACTATCAACGTTGCAGCCCTACTGCCCGGCGCAAGAAGATCGACCGGTAATGCTAGTAGTTCACCGGAGAAGGTCTTCAATGATGTGAATAATGATGCGACCACTGCTGATCATAAGAAATCGGCACAGTCCGGAGATGTGTCAACTAGTGAAAAATTAACAAGCTTAAACAAGGGCAGAGCAAGAATACCTACGAAACGCAAACCTCCTTCTCGGCATAACCTGCGCGCAGGAACAGGAAGTTCGTCCGTGCTTGATTCCCCCAGCGCAGAAGAACATATCCAAAACGATGTTAAGAAACCAACGGCAGATGATCGTATTGTCGTTGGATCGGAAGGCAAAATAGAGCACATTGAAGCCGGGCTACCGCAAACGAATTTCCCACCACAGAATCATCTATCTTCGCCGCCCAAAGTGGTACAGCAAAGCGTACAGAAGCGTAATAATGACCCATTCGTTGATCGTTTGAGTGCGAGTGTGCGAAACCCAACGAAACGATCGGTGCTACCTGATGGTACTGAAGGTGCTAAGACGGTGCCAGTCGTTTCGGTTCAGAAAACAACGGCAAAGCCATCGACCAAATCCATTTTTGACGATAGTGATAGTAACGATGAGGATAACGATGTGTTCTCCAGCAAATTACCTTCCAAGGCGGTTCCTGTAAAGAAACCAGCTCCGGTACAAGAAGCAGCGACCAAACTACAGCCAACTAATGTTGGTAGCCGAAGCATTTTCGTTTCCGATGATGAAGACGACACTGTTGCTAACGGTGAAGCTGATCTTTTTGGTACGAAAGTATCGTCCATTGCTGGCCAGCTAAAGTCTAAAGGTGTAGATGCGGTTGCGTCGCGTGCGGGACctaaaacggaacggaagggTCTGttcgacgatgacgatgatggcagtgacgatgatgatgatctgtTCGGGAGTAAATCCA GAACTACCTCCAAAGTTAACACCCATCAGCCGCAATTGGATCAAACAAAGGCGGTAAGTAGATCCGTTCCAATCATAACTAGACCTCTTACGACCACCACTCAAACGGGTGATGATCCGTTGGCAGATTTGTTAGCCGATTCGTGA